cagaatcaacaagagcatcatcaaaggTGAGCTTACcaagggagcaagacaaggtgaacTTCCCTTGGGATTCTAGTTTAGGGAGAGACTTTGGTGTGATGGCTGGATCAAGTTTCAAAGTTGAAATGTTGAGAAGTTCTGCTACTTCTGCTTGGTGGTCTACAATGTCCTTGATGAGCATCATTTGGACATGAGCCTCACGCATACCCGAGATCTCTGGAAGCTTAACTCCAATATCACTTAAGTCTTTTCTGAACTTGGAAATCACCTTCTTTTGAGTTTTGGTGAGGACCCTTTGTGGAAATGGGAGCTTGTCATAGGGTGACTGCTCAACCTCAATGGTGTCCTCCAGCTTGACCCCTTTCAGCTTCTGGGTAGCTCTCTTCGCAACTGGTTTCTCAGCCATGGGTGCATCTCCCTTCAAAATCTTTACTTCAACCATTTTGTCAGCTTCCTCCACAATCTTTGTTTCCGCTGTTGCTACAATCAGATGCCGAACCTGTTCAATCTCAGATCCAAACACCAATCTTTCAATTTCATCTAGCTCTTTCTTGTGGTTACTCAATTCAATCCCTGAAGAAGTTGTAGAGAGGACAACATTGCAATACTCCTTGGgtttttgctcagattttccaggtagagacccttgctggcgattctggtgagttgtcatggaagcaaactggttTACCAAAgccctgaacttgttgttgagctcattgtaacttccatcaatcttggagtgaaggttcttcaactcatatccaacctgcttttcacttctagtctgagactccaagatctgTTTCAGTAAAACATCAGTGCTGCTTTCCTAaggagtagaggtagaaggaTTAGGTTGTTGTTGAGAAGACTGGTTCCCTTTGTTGGAGAAACCAGGAtgagggttttgctgaggctgatagttgccttgctggttgttcctaggcggataaccactctgttggttgttaggataggatttctgttggtagttgttgtactgaaagttgggctctttcttgtaccagctaccgttgttgttgatgaaacacaactcttcttgcccttccaaaccctcaacttcatggacaacaTGTGTTGTTCCTtggtttgggttaccaacaaagtgcagctgctcttgcgtggctttatcagcaaggaggatgtctatcttatcctggagagctttgatctctttcctcgtctgcttatcatcaccCCTACTGCCCCTGTCGTGATCtgcactgtagactgcatcactcttcaccatgttgtcaaccagctcttctgcatcatcTTCAGTTCTTCctaagaagaacccattgctagctgtatccaatctggctctgtacttaggaagggCACCTCTGTAGAAGGTActgagcaagctctccttagagaaaccatggtgagggcattgagcttggtagcctttgaatctctcctaggcttcactgaatccttccaagcccttctgttgaaagctggagatctcatttctcagcttagcagttcttgaagtagagaagaacttctccaagaatgctttcttgcagtcatcccaagtggtgatagagtcgctgggtagagacttctcccaccgacgcgccttatcccccaaagagaaagggaataacttcagctttaaggcatcctctgacacaccattggtttttgacaacccgcAGTAGCTgccgaacctgtccaagtgatcgaatgggtcctctaaagccaagccatgaaatttgttgttctcgatcacgttgaggagtcctgacttgacctcaaagttgttggctgccacagccggtgctcggattcccagtctatgaccatgaatgttgggccggtcataagtaccaatgggtcgagctgcctgcggttggtgttctgccccttgttgtggatctgccatatcaccGTCCAATTcctgcaagtgggcttgttgctcttcttctcttctagctctagcacactctctctctaaagctctgaagaagaagaatcagtaacaaaacaaaatttaaaatgacttagtcttaagcaagtgactaaatctcaatgtttcaatctactcagaatttggcaacggcgctaatttgatgttaagagttttcaaggctcctaaggcaaatgttgtagtatagtgtttgtcgaaccagttctgagggatatcaaagcaccaagaatgcaagtactcacttaatctaagtgcaaccaatgatttagatgagttttaagctatgactaaaactaataagcaataacagaatgttattttcttgactaagggaaaagagaactcatgggcatagggattagaccttgggtgatcaagtttcgaactaaggataaCAAATGATTAATCAAACTATctaccttaagcctagacacaattctaagcaagctctatgtctagatgaatgctcatttactaacatatctcaaacatcaaatgtctttgtttgaataatatgaaagcaatcattacaaataagtctattagctattttagcacctttaacaacaaatgtctttggcaaagtatactaaaagcctaggagaattgtctcaggcatttcatcaaacacatttcgggtgggaaatgcctattgatcaacttttgagtggccaactcagaagatgcattaggaatactctactagcaagggacaagaatgatctacactaaaacatcctagaactaacctaatcacccttaatctccctaacccatgaattcaaaaggtgattactcactaatctccatgattcctcttaaaccaatattggatttcagattaatcatgtagagaaatagataagaaatcaacaagaacacaagaacataacaatcaaaatccaagagataaacttctcaagagagtttttgtgtatttctcaatagatcaaaagatcaTCTGTTTGGTGGCTACCAagagtacttaacttaggtttttgcaaactaaaaacaataaaacaaatgaccaaaaggcccctgaaataacataaaaatcgtccaatcaaacacgcggagcgacctagcatagtcgctcccaggaggtcgctcccgacgcTTCTTCGTGTC
This Brassica napus cultivar Da-Ae chromosome C6, Da-Ae, whole genome shotgun sequence DNA region includes the following protein-coding sequences:
- the LOC106355064 gene encoding uncharacterized protein LOC106355064 codes for the protein MVEVKILKGDAPMAEKPVAKRATQKLKGVKLEDTIEVEQSPYDKLPFPQRVLTKTQKKVISKFRKDLSDIGVKLPEISGMREAHVQMMLIKDIVDHQAEVAELLNISTLKLDPAITPKSLPKLESQGKFTLSCSLEMVKSLEIEHMEHDTSSLTFGDSSSTTPIGLIKDFPLKIGSCTIPIDLTVLKMATEKRVPLILGTPFLTTVGACIDFANKKVTLLNVNKAVSYPIQPPLDVEYCGTITCGDPYIDKDPPSPLPT